Part of the Flavobacteriales bacterium genome is shown below.
TTTTTTAAAATTTTTAATGGTGTAACCCTATTGTTTTATTTCATTTATGGATTGTATGCTTTTTACGAAATCATCACGGGTAATCATTTACCTACATCTGACTTATTCGATGCCCCATATTGGTTAAGATATTCACCAACGGTAGTTTATTATAATTCTAATGACTTCGCTTCTATTTTTACGCTAATGTTTATGTATTTGTTAAGTACATATGATAAAGAAAAAACATTATCAATACTATGGCTTTTTGCAATGATATGTTTCCACCTAATAATAGCATATTATTCACAGAGTCGAATTTCACTATTAGTTTCTTTACTTTTTTTAGGATTTAGATATCCTTTCAAATTGGCTTACTCATCAATTCTTGGCGTATTGATATTGCTTGTTGGCATAACAGTATTTGAGCCCAATTGGTATATACAATTTTTAGACGGTTTAAAAGAGTTGAAAACAGATTTATTATTTTCTGATAGGCAATCTACTTCGATAAGGCTTTATCTTTATAAACACTCTATTATGTCTATATTTTCTAGCTATGGATTAGGATATGGAGTTGATTACTCATTACAATATTTTCAGTCTATTAACGACCCTAATTTGTCACACATTGTTAATCCGCATTCCTATATTTTTGAAATCCTTATAAATAGTGGTGTTTTAGCACTTTTAGGTTTTACATTATTGAATATTTATCTCATTGTAAAAAATATTTTTTTAAAAGAATACGATTTAGTTGTTCAAGTTTTAATGTTTAATCTATTACTATTTTCATCAAGTTCATCATTGTTCATTTGGACAATTTATCTTTTTATATTTATATACATTTGCAAAACAGCTCAGCAACAAATAAAATCTTAAAACAATCATTATGGAAATATTTAATTTATTAAAATCAATACTCAATTTTTCGCAAAGACAATGGAAATTTATTTTATCATTTTTTGTGATAGGTGTTGTTTTAGGCTTTTTATATGATAATTTAAAAGCACCATATTATGAAACTTCAGCTACGGCAACGTCAGGATTGTCATATTTTGAAGGTATCATTGACCCTAGTGAGTTAGAGTACCCTATCATTGACCAAAAGATAGCTATTGATATGGTTAATGGGTTAGGTAAAATAATTGAAAATGAAGAATATTTAATTCTAGCAAATAAGCTTAAAATTTCTGAGGATATAGCTGAAACAGTCAAATTTATTGAGGCGGAACAATCCTATGAATTAGACTTAGAAAATAGAAGACAAAAATTATCTCAGTTTTCTATAACAATCAAGGTGACAGACAATCAATCTATAAAAAGTGTTAGTGATGGTTTTCTAAATTATTTCAACAATAACGGATATTCAAACATGAACTATTCACTATTTCAAAAACAGTCCCCTGAATTAATCAAATATTTAGATCAAGAAATTAAAGATTTACAATCCTACAGAAGCAATTTGAATGATAAAACTGATTTCGAAATGAGTACGATTTCTATTGCAAATGATAATAGTGAGTCTTTACAGAATCAGATTATTCAATTGTATGAGAAAAAACAAGCTTTAGAGAGAGATTTGGAATTACTCAAG
Proteins encoded:
- a CDS encoding O-antigen ligase family protein gives rise to the protein MFYFIYGLYAFYEIITGNHLPTSDLFDAPYWLRYSPTVVYYNSNDFASIFTLMFMYLLSTYDKEKTLSILWLFAMICFHLIIAYYSQSRISLLVSLLFLGFRYPFKLAYSSILGVLILLVGITVFEPNWYIQFLDGLKELKTDLLFSDRQSTSIRLYLYKHSIMSIFSSYGLGYGVDYSLQYFQSINDPNLSHIVNPHSYIFEILINSGVLALLGFTLLNIYLIVKNIFLKEYDLVVQVLMFNLLLFSSSSSLFIWTIYLFIFIYICKTAQQQIKS